One part of the Candidatus Poribacteria bacterium genome encodes these proteins:
- a CDS encoding M24 family metallopeptidase encodes MNIEEIQRFLTEKRDGSPRNSKTSRRKDRESKGLDGWLLYDFRGSNPIARNVAGIDDPGITRRWFCYIPVGGTPIWLVHRIEVSHFANVLGEVRTYTDWGGLQREMETILKGSNRVAMEYSPFAAIPYVSRVDAGTVELIRSLGVEVVSSADLVQQSEARWTADQFVGHLESAHLILEIKDEAFAWLGKQLRAGIPVTEYDVQSFIMERFDAEGLIPGHPPIVAVNAKASDPHYYPTADPHQPIQPGDFVLIDLWAKQKAPDAVYADTTWVAYAGTNAPQRYIEVFEVVRDARDLAVSFIRESFAAGEVVYGYAVDDLVRSYITQRGYGEFFIHRTGHSIGTEIHGNGVNIDNLETKDERALIPGICFSIEPGIYLPKFGVRTEIDVFIADLTPEGVVVTTLPAQEEVIMLL; translated from the coding sequence ATGAACATTGAGGAAATTCAACGTTTTCTCACCGAGAAGCGGGACGGATCTCCGCGAAATTCAAAGACTTCTCGACGCAAGGATCGGGAATCAAAAGGTCTCGACGGCTGGTTGCTGTACGATTTTCGGGGGTCAAATCCAATTGCCAGAAACGTCGCTGGTATTGATGATCCCGGTATCACCCGGCGTTGGTTCTGTTATATTCCAGTGGGGGGAACACCGATATGGCTTGTCCACCGTATTGAAGTTTCCCATTTTGCCAACGTCCTCGGCGAAGTCAGGACCTACACCGATTGGGGTGGACTGCAACGTGAAATGGAAACCATCCTCAAGGGTAGCAATCGGGTTGCGATGGAATATTCTCCCTTTGCCGCTATCCCTTACGTTTCAAGGGTGGACGCCGGCACAGTTGAGTTGATCCGTTCCTTGGGAGTTGAAGTGGTCTCCTCCGCGGATCTGGTGCAACAATCCGAGGCGCGTTGGACCGCAGATCAGTTTGTCGGACATCTGGAATCGGCACATTTAATCCTAGAAATCAAAGACGAAGCGTTCGCGTGGTTGGGTAAGCAACTACGCGCTGGGATACCGGTCACGGAGTATGATGTGCAAAGTTTCATCATGGAACGCTTTGACGCTGAGGGTTTGATACCGGGACACCCGCCAATTGTGGCGGTCAACGCAAAAGCCAGCGATCCACACTACTATCCGACAGCAGATCCACACCAACCTATTCAGCCGGGGGATTTCGTCCTGATTGATTTATGGGCAAAGCAGAAGGCGCCGGATGCCGTCTATGCGGACACGACGTGGGTTGCCTATGCCGGTACAAACGCTCCCCAACGCTATATTGAAGTATTCGAGGTTGTCCGCGACGCACGGGATCTGGCAGTCAGTTTCATCCGTGAGAGTTTCGCGGCGGGTGAGGTGGTTTACGGCTATGCTGTCGATGATCTAGTGCGAAGCTACATAACGCAGAGGGGGTATGGCGAGTTTTTTATCCACCGGACTGGACATAGCATCGGCACAGAGATACACGGCAACGGCGTCAATATCGACAATCTGGAAACGAAAGATGAGCGTGCGTTAATCCCCGGTATCTGCTTCTCGATTGAGCCGGGAATCTACCTT